In Cydia fagiglandana chromosome 9, ilCydFagi1.1, whole genome shotgun sequence, a single window of DNA contains:
- the LOC134667727 gene encoding luciferin sulfotransferase-like → MCDKIKVKDLDPATHKLINDGFKGLICARFGDGGYLLPASYADDADKFRNMAARPDDVWVTTFPRSGTTWTQELVWLLMNDLDFVTALKIPLNSRYIALERSNVKYQKELNLDLLDPILRQKCSIQMLSYDAINNAHSPRFFKTHLAFSLLPLNLLDSAKVLYVARDPRDVAVSLYHHQKLTWFYAGDFNSFWNLFINDLVVRSPYLTHLKEAWALRQHPNMLFIFYEDMNKDLLSSIKRVSDFLGKEVNDEQIAKLCEHLDIENFRKNESVHPTWRDKIFNPDAERFVRKGKSGGWREYFDEEMAAQAQRWLREGLAGSGLRFPHDSSLTF, encoded by the exons ATGTGCGATAAGATAAAAGTAAAAGATCTCGATCCTGCCACTCACAAGCTAATAAACGACGGTTTTAAAG GCCTTATTTGCGCACGTTTCGGCGACGGGGGCTATCTATTGCCAGCGAGCTACGCGGATGACGCCGACAAGTTCAGGAACATGGCCGCTCGGCCTGACGACGTGTGGGTGACCACGTTTCCTCGATCAG gtaCAACATGGACCCAGGAATTAGTGTGGCTACTCATGAATGACCTTGATTTCGTCACGGCCTTAAAGATTCCTTTGAATAGCAGATATATTGCACTTGA ACGATCCAACGTGAAATACCAGAAGGAACTAAACCTGGACTTATTGGATCCGATACTGCGCCAAAAATGTTCCATACAAATGCTTTCTTATGACGCGATAAACAACGCGCATTCTCCTCGGTTCTTCAAGACTCATCTAGCCTTTTCGCTTCTGCCCCTGAACCTGCTGGATTCTGCCAAGGTCCTGTACGTGGCCCGGGATCCGAGGGACGTCGCTGTGTCCTTGTATCATCATCAAAAATTGACTTGGTTTTATGCTGGAGATTTTAATAGCTTTTGGAATCTTTTCATCAACGATTTGG TTGTTAGATCTCCATATTTAACACATCTAAAAGAGGCGTGGGCGCTACGTCAACATCCAAATATGTTGTTCATTTTCTACGAAGATATGAATAAG GATCTGCTTTCATCTATTAAACGAGTATCGGATTTTCTTGGCAAGGAAGTAAACGATGAACAAATAGCAAAACTTTGCGAGCACTTGGACATAGAAAACTTCAGGAAAAACGAGTCTGTACACCCGACGTGGAGGGATAAGATTTTCAACCCCGATGCCGAGCGCTTCGTAAGAAAAG GAAAATCAGGCGGCTGGCGCGAGTACTTCGACGAGGAGATGGCGGCGCAGGCGCAGCGCTGGCTGCGCGAGGGGCTCGCCGGCTCCGGCCTGCGGTTCCCGCACGACAGCTCTTTGACGTTTTGA
- the LOC134667728 gene encoding putative uncharacterized protein DDB_G0289963, whose translation MRNQTKLNDINSEGKLVLNSIADVTTDIKNSNKSVQDALVNDIIASINRIKNNITQGNDEERNLNEAIILNVPNQLEKADRRNDEISISGIKSGIEEKFDVKLNISKNNNKKKAPEPSTTTTTTERTTYVEILTIEPNNTNINNTTSLNIIEVLKHLMPMFNSTMTKELHNITIIERDHSKNHSFSATKNVSTIVVTYCDNENYTKANVSFQNTETDLKIPSNNTDDDYLINDDDDEYDYNDFVPEVNLTKNEKKDIMEAAEYGMQKMHELYAVMEPKLYSMGLWLEDSNPARYVAAFNAPSEDAAKFYRYGYASLQAAAKLKQLTRKTIML comes from the exons ATGAGAAATCAAACTAAACTAAATGACATTAATAGTGAAGGAAAATTAGTGCTTAACTCTATAGCCGATGTGACAACTGATATTAAAAACTCAAATAAATCAGTACAAGATGCTCTAGTAAACGATATAATAGCATCCATAAAtagaataaagaataatattACTCAAGGAAACGATGAAGAGAGAAATCTAAATGAAGCAATAATATTAAACGTTCCTAATCAATTAGAAAAGGCTGATCGGAGGAATGATGAAATAAGTATAAGTGGAATCAAAAGTGGTATTGAAGAAAAGTTCGATGTCAAACTAAATATATCAAAGAATAATAACAAAAAGAAAGCACCAGAACccagtactactactactactacagaAAGAACAACCTACGTCGAGATTTTGACAATAGAACCAAATAATACCAATATTAATAATACCACATCCCTTAACATAATAGAAGTACTGAAACATCTTATGCCGATGTTTAATAGTACCATGACTAAAGAATTACATAACATTACTATAATAGAAAGAGATCATAGCAAAAATCACTCATTTTCCGCTACGAAGAATGTTTCTACCATTGTTGTTACATACTGTGATAACGAAAATTATACAAAAGCTAATGTATCGTTTCAAAATACAGAAACAGATTTAAAGATACCCAGCAATAATACAGATGATGACTACCttattaatgatgatgatgacgaataTGATTATAACGATTTTGTGCCTGAAGTCAACTTAACTAAAAACGAAAAGAAAGATATAATGGAAGCTGCTGAGTACGGAATGCAGAAAATGCATGAGTTGTATGCAGTTATGGAACCAAAGTTATATTCTATGG GCCTATGGTTAGAGGACTCCAACCCCGCCCGGTACGTGGCCGCCTTCAACGCGCCCTCAGAGGATGCGGCCAAGTTCTACCGCTACGGGTATGCTTCACTGCAAGCTGCCGCCAAGCTAAAACAGCTCACCAG GAAAACAATAATGCTGTAA